A section of the Fusarium falciforme chromosome 8, complete sequence genome encodes:
- a CDS encoding Zn(2)-C6 fungal-type domain-containing protein, translating into MVYCGKASQGCQNCRTRRIKCDKVKPECSQCIRVGKRCPGYRDQLSLMFRDESSKVMQKAHAQWGVGESGSEMTSQASSSSSASSSASTSASAASSVPTLSCSTSTNTKLAPYSAPSSAISSSASSTTYWSTSPSSLVSHQTSPPTPPSPNSYHQTSSSASAAQPVAVVPPPRLPTPVDPSLEEQGVQFYINRYLIGHPDEPKTPGDLSSTEWLWDPAVQDVMAAVGLASLSNLRGDHNLMTTARQRYGMALKQTGRLIQTSVMPDFEVTMRSVVMLAMFEVCALTPEFSSSSSPMLVKGANQNIAHVHAHVMGGVALLRRWLPIPEVASLGIRAMLQMCYCLFIPAQMSATHLPAPFYEWITFSYTLLDPPDRPAADLGMLICRFIELSTYIQTYVLSDGRSHTTATLKQLLDIDAAFAEWDRKLGPTWRFRTEKTDDLPPAAVFEGEYHIYFDMFVARMWGHYRWARTLLNRIIADFITSHPLSSSSLVTTSEYKNRLEVVRLLARDTLISTPTHWRHPLLTDKFAIPVENMGGAGSGSAGLPIVLFHLQAAACGPGSLDTYWDWAIGVMECIWSDLGILHAKSMMDSMRSHRDSVKVKTENDLNKGRAKGVR; encoded by the exons ATGGTGTACTGTGGGAAAGCCTCCCAGGGCTGCCAAAACTGTCGCACGCGACGCATCAAG TGCGACAAGGTAAAACCAGAATGCTCACAATGCATCCGCGTCGGCAAGAGGTGTCCGGGCTATCGCGACCAGCTGTCTCTCATGTTTCGTGATGAGAGCAGCAAGGTGATGCAAAAGGCACACGCGCAATGGGGTGTTGGCGAATCTGGCTCAGAAATGACCTCGCAAGCTTCGTCCAgctcttcagcttcatcaaGCGCATCAACTTCTGCGTCTGCCGCTTCTTCTGTTCCGACCCTGTCGTGTTCCACATCGACTAATACCAAGTTGGCACCATACTCCGCTCCCTCATCGGCGATATCTTCCAGCGCTTCATCCACCACATATTGGTCAACTTCTCCTTCGTCACTCGTTAGCCATcaaacatcaccaccaactccTCCATCACCGAACTCATATCACCAaacctcctcttcagcctccGCAGCACAGCCAGTCGCCGTTGTGCCACCGCCACGCCTTCCAACTCCCGTTGACCCGAGCCTCGAAGAACAGGGAGTTCAGTTCTACATCAACCGCTATCTCATCGGCCACCCCGACGAACCCAAGACCCCAGGCGACCTCTCTTCTACCGAATGGTTATGGGACCCCGCAGTACAGGATGTCATGGCTGCTGTCGGTCTCGCTAGCTTGTCGAATCTCAGGGGTGACCACAACTTGATGACGACAGCTCGCCAGAGATATGGAATGGCCCTGAAGCAGACCGGCCGCCTCATCCAGACTTCGGTGATGCCAGACTTTGAGGTTACCATGCGCTCCGTCGTCATGCTTGCCATGTTCGAGGTGTGTGCCCTCACCCCTGAattttcttcatcttcttcccccaTG TTGGTGAAGGGGGCAAACCAGAACATCGCCCACGTACATGCTCATGTGATGGGAGGTGTTGCTCTGCTACGGAGATGGCTACCTATACCGGAAGTAGCCTCCCTTGGTATTCGGGCTATGTTACAGATGTGCTATTGCCTT TTCATCCCTGCGCAAATGTCGGCTACTCATCTGCCAGCTCCGTTCTATGAGTGGATTACGTTCAGTTATACTCTTCTTGATCCCCCCGATCGCCCAGCTGCCGACCTAGGCATGTTGATTTGCCGCTTTATCGAACTATCGACATATATTCAGACATATGTTCTCAGCGATGGCCGGTCACATACAACCGCGACGCTGAAGCAGCTTTTGGACATCGACGCCGCATTTGCGGAATGGGACCGCAAACTCGGGCCAACTTGGCGATTCCGCACCGAGAAAACAGACGATCTACCCCCTGCAGCGGTCTTCGAGGGTGAATACCACATCTACTTCGATATGTTTGTTGCCCGAATGTGGGGTCACTACCGCTGGGCGAGGACCCTGCTCAACCGGATCATCGCAGACTTCATCACGAGCCACCCGTTATCTAGTTCATCGTTGGTCACGACATCCGAATACAAAAACCGACTCGAGGTAGTTCGGCTCCTGGCCCGAGATACTCTCATCAGCACACCGACACACTGGCGACACCCCCTCCTTACCGACAAATTCGCGATACCAGTGGAGAATATGGGAGGAGCAGGCTCAGGTTCGGCCGGTCTTCCGATCGTTCTTTTCCACCTACAGGCTGCTGCTTGTGGCCCTGGCTCTTTGGATACATATTGGGATTGGGCTATTGGGGTGATGGAGTGCATTTGGAGCGATCTAGGCATCCTCCATGCCAAGTCCATGATGGACTCTATGAGATCACA